The Gemmatimonadaceae bacterium DNA segment GCTTGGTCTGCGCGTGGTAGACCTTGAGCCGGTTGCGGATGGCCTCGGGCTCGTCGTCCTTGCGGCGCACCAGGGTGCCGCCGCAGCCGTCCGGGCAGGGCGCCCCCGGCTGCTGGCCGGTGAACGGCTTCTGGTTCTTGTCGCAGGTGGTACGGCCGGAGAGGCGCTGCACCAGCAGTTCGTCGTCGATCTGGAAGTCGAGCACGACGTCCACGCCCGTGCCGATCTCGGCGGTCATCCGCTTGAGGCCCTCGGCCTGCGGCACGGTGCGGACCACGCCATCGAGGATGGCACCCTTGGCGTAGGTCGGCGACAGCAGTGCTTCCTTGATGATGCCGAGGATGACGGCGTCGGGCACGAGGTCGCCGCGGTCCATATAGGCCTTGGCCTCGAGGCCCAGC contains these protein-coding regions:
- a CDS encoding adenylate kinase; this encodes MIVVLLGPPGAGKGTQGERIAASLGVSKLATGDVLRAAVKDGTPLGLEAKAYMDRGDLVPDAVILGIIKEALLSPTYAKGAILDGVVRTVPQAEGLKRMTAEIGTGVDVVLDFQIDDELLVQRLSGRTTCDKNQKPFTGQQPGAPCPDGCGGTLVRRKDDEPEAIRNRLKVYHAQTKPVLDWYVGEGANVQHIDAVGSFDDVFARALRAVGR